From a region of the Corallococcus coralloides DSM 2259 genome:
- a CDS encoding serine hydrolase: MRTVLLWAGLLAMSGCATKQEAGAPRESLKAVVESLAGEATRLSPGTDLSLAVMDLRTGETASVSGLEPHISASSAKVFWVAAALGQRDLATVAPLAEKVFRTSDNEASGEVIDLVGGPDAINVYLRGLGLEHTALTKWNYGRERWATNSPRVMGRDNYFCADDMVSFLARLERREVLEPEPTARLLKWMELTPREGCGGWLGTRLPASARASLQHKGGWLPPGCCGDDARYNVLNEVGLVTLPDGGRYAVAILASRGPDWPKQAFFVERASCVLYRHLAKDLSLDCGEALARAGGPAPIVLKPGEPTPNYDCE; this comes from the coding sequence ATGCGGACGGTGCTGCTCTGGGCGGGGCTGTTGGCGATGAGTGGTTGCGCGACGAAGCAGGAGGCGGGCGCTCCTCGGGAGTCCCTGAAGGCGGTGGTGGAGTCACTGGCGGGCGAGGCCACGCGCCTGTCGCCCGGGACGGACCTGTCGCTCGCGGTGATGGACCTGCGCACGGGGGAGACGGCGAGCGTCTCCGGCCTGGAGCCGCATATCTCCGCCAGCTCCGCGAAGGTGTTCTGGGTGGCGGCGGCGTTGGGACAGCGGGACCTGGCGACGGTGGCGCCGCTCGCGGAGAAGGTGTTCCGCACGTCGGACAATGAAGCGTCCGGCGAGGTGATCGACCTGGTGGGCGGCCCGGATGCCATCAATGTCTATCTTCGCGGCCTGGGCCTGGAGCACACGGCGCTGACGAAGTGGAACTACGGCCGGGAGCGCTGGGCGACGAACTCTCCGCGCGTGATGGGGCGGGACAACTACTTCTGCGCGGACGACATGGTGTCGTTCCTGGCGCGGTTGGAGCGGCGGGAGGTGTTGGAGCCGGAGCCCACTGCGCGGTTGCTGAAGTGGATGGAGTTGACGCCTCGGGAGGGCTGCGGCGGTTGGCTGGGAACGCGCCTGCCCGCAAGCGCCCGCGCGTCGCTCCAGCACAAGGGCGGGTGGCTGCCGCCGGGATGCTGTGGGGATGACGCGCGCTACAACGTGCTCAACGAGGTGGGGCTGGTGACGCTGCCGGACGGAGGACGGTACGCCGTGGCCATCCTGGCCTCGCGAGGACCGGACTGGCCGAAGCAGGCGTTCTTCGTGGAGCGCGCGTCGTGCGTCCTGTACCGGCACCTGGCGAAGGACCTGTCGCTGGACTGTGGAGAAGCCCTGGCCCGCGCGGGCGGTCCGGCGCCCATCGTGTTGAAGCCCGGGGAACCCACGCCGAACTACGACTGCGAATGA
- a CDS encoding NAD(P)H-dependent flavin oxidoreductase, with protein MMDPQAWRRFSERLGVAHSIIQAPMAGGLTPPELVAAVSEAGGLGSLGAAYVQPEDIVQQARAVRSLTSRPYAINLFAPQPAVAPADPGPTLAILERFHAALGLPPPVIPATAMPDFAKQVEAVLDVAPTVFSFTFGIPPAPVLEAFRSRGILVVGTATNVREAQALEAAGVDAIVAQGSEAGGHRGSFGGSFEAGMVGTMALVPQMVDAVRVPVIASGGIMDGRGIAAARMLGAAAVQLGTAFLRCQESSAAAAHKALLREARDESSRITRAFSGRPARAIPNELTTTLEEAGAILPFPQQHGATRTLRAASSKQNDTRFMALWAGQGIGLSREGPAADLVRALVAETDAALSAVRG; from the coding sequence ATGATGGATCCGCAGGCGTGGCGCAGGTTCTCGGAGCGGCTCGGGGTGGCGCATTCGATCATCCAGGCTCCGATGGCGGGCGGCCTGACGCCGCCGGAGCTGGTCGCGGCGGTGTCGGAGGCAGGAGGGCTGGGCTCATTGGGCGCCGCGTACGTACAGCCGGAGGACATCGTCCAGCAGGCCCGCGCGGTGCGCTCTCTCACCTCACGGCCCTACGCCATCAACCTCTTCGCGCCACAGCCCGCGGTGGCTCCCGCGGACCCGGGGCCCACGCTCGCCATCCTCGAGCGCTTCCATGCCGCGTTGGGGCTGCCTCCTCCCGTCATTCCCGCGACCGCGATGCCGGACTTCGCGAAGCAGGTGGAGGCCGTGCTCGACGTGGCGCCCACGGTGTTCAGCTTCACCTTCGGCATTCCGCCCGCACCGGTGCTGGAGGCGTTCCGGTCGCGCGGCATCCTTGTCGTGGGCACTGCGACGAACGTGCGCGAGGCCCAGGCGCTGGAGGCCGCGGGCGTGGATGCGATTGTCGCGCAGGGCTCGGAGGCGGGAGGCCACCGGGGCTCCTTCGGCGGTTCGTTCGAGGCGGGCATGGTGGGCACGATGGCGCTTGTGCCGCAGATGGTGGACGCCGTGCGGGTGCCGGTCATCGCCAGCGGCGGCATCATGGATGGACGCGGCATCGCGGCGGCCCGGATGCTGGGAGCCGCGGCCGTGCAGCTGGGCACGGCGTTCCTGCGGTGCCAGGAGTCCAGCGCGGCGGCGGCCCACAAGGCGCTGCTGCGCGAGGCCCGGGATGAGTCCTCACGCATCACCCGCGCCTTCTCCGGTCGCCCGGCTCGCGCGATTCCCAACGAGCTGACGACCACGCTGGAGGAGGCCGGAGCCATCCTTCCGTTCCCGCAGCAGCACGGAGCCACTCGCACGCTGAGGGCCGCGTCGTCGAAGCAGAACGACACGCGCTTCATGGCCCTGTGGGCGGGACAGGGCATTGGCCTGTCGCGAGAGGGCCCCGCGGCGGACCTGGTGCGCGCCCTGGTGGCGGAGACCGACGCCGCGCTGTCCGCCGTGCGCGGCTGA